One part of the Solanum dulcamara chromosome 8, daSolDulc1.2, whole genome shotgun sequence genome encodes these proteins:
- the LOC129899194 gene encoding uncharacterized protein LOC129899194 isoform X2: MGRFSISMKGFVLFCLWAVIAEAEYLKYKDPKQPMVTRIKDLMKRMTLEEKIGQMSQIDDRLASANVTKQYFIGSVLNVPVHVAAPKASAEDWVNKVNKIQKDALSTRLAIPMIYGIDAIHGHNNVYNATIFPHNIGLGVTRDPALVKRIGAATALEVRATGIPYAFAPCIAVCRDPRWGRCYESYSEDVKIVRAMTEIIPGLQGDVPANFSKGVPFVGGKSKVAACAKHYVGDGGTLRGIDENNTVINSTTLHGIHMPAYIDSIIKGVSTVMVSYSSLNGEKMHANRKLVTGYLKNQLNFRGFIISDSEGIDRITSPPHANYTYSVLAGILAGIDMVMIPVNYAEFIGNLTRLVKDNIIPMSRIDDAVKRILRVKFTMGLFENPLADLSLVNQLGSQEHRELAREAVRKSLVLLKNGKSTSRPLLPIPKKAPKILVAGTHADNLGYQCGGWTIHWQGVAGNDLIVGTTILSAIKKTVDPSTQVVYQQNPDANFMKSNEFDYAIVVVGEFTYAEWHGDSSNLTIPEPGPSTVNNVCGAVKCVVVVISGRPVVLEPYVDKIDALIAAWLPGTEGQGVADALFGDYGFTGKLAWTWFKSVDQLPMNVGDDHYNPLFPFGFGLTTQPVKMN, from the exons ATGGGAAGATTTTCAATATCCATGAAGGGTTTTGTGTTGTTCTGCCTATGGGCAGTGATTGCAGAAGCAGAGTACCTAAAATACAAAGACCCAAAACAGCCAATGGTTACAAGAATTAAGGACTTGATGAAAAGGATGACTCTTGAGGAAAAGATTGGTCAGATGTCTCAGATTGATGACAGATTAGCCTCAGCTAATGTTACGAAGCAATATTTCATTg GGAGTGTGTTGAATGTTCCAGTGCATGTTGCTGCACCTAAGGCCTCTGCTGAGGATTGGGTGAATAAGGTAAACAAGATTCAAAAGGATGCTCTTTCGACCCGCCTTGCTATTCCAATGATTTATGGGATTGATGCAATTCATGGACACAACAATGTCTATAATGCTACTATCTTTCCTCACAATATTGGACTTGGTGTCACCAG GGACCCTGCTCTTGTCAAACGGATTGGTGCTGCAACTGCACTTGAAGTTAGAGCTACAGGAATCCCATATGCTTTTGCTCCCTGCATTGCA GTTTGCAGAGATCCTAGGTGGGGCCGTTGTTATGAAAGCTACAGTGAAGATGTCAAAATTGTGCGAGCCATGACAGAGATAATTCCTGGTTTACAAGGAGATGTGCCAGCTAATTTTAGCAAGGGTGTTCCCTTTGTTGGAGGAAA GTCAAAGGTAGCAGCCTGCGCCAAGCATTATGTGGGAGATGGAGGCACACTGAGGGGAATCGATGAAAATAACACTGTAATAAACTCAACTACATTACATGGCATCCACATGCCTGCATATATTGATTCCATCATAAAGGGTGTTTCAACGGTGATGGTGTCTTACTCGAGCTTGAATGGGGAAAAGATGCACGCTAACCGAAAACTTGTCACTGGCTACCTAAAGAACCAGCTCAACTTCAGG GGTTTCATCATTTCTGATTCGGAAGGCATTGACCGGATTACAAGCCCACCTCATGCTAATTACACTTATTCAGTATTAGCTGGAATTTTAGCAGGAATTGACATG GTTATGATTCCAGTGAATTATGCAGAATTTATTGGTAATCTGACTCGACTAGTGAAAGATAATATCATTCCCATGAGCAGAATTGATGATGCTGTAAAGCGGATATTGAGAGTTAAGTTTACCATGGGTCTCTTTGAGAACCCACTGGCTGACCTAAGCTTGGTAAACCAACTTGGTAGCCAG GAGCATCGAGAGTTGGCAAGGGAAGCAGTAAGGAAATCACTTGTCCTTTTGAAGAATGGCAAGAGCACTAGTCGTCCATTACTTCCCATTCCAAAGAAAGCACCAAAGATACTTGTAGCTGGAACTCATGCTGACAATTTGGGTTACCAATGTGGAGGCTGGACAATACATTGGCAGGGCGTCGCAGGCAATGATTTAATAGTTG GAACCACCATTTTAAGCGCTATCAAGAAAACTGTAGATCCGTCCACGCAAGTAGTGTACCAGCAGAATCCTGATGCAAACTTTATGAAGTCAAACGAATTCGACTATGCCATTGTTGTAGTAGGTGAATTCACATATGCAGAGTGGCATGGTGACAGCTCAAATCTTACAATACCAGAACCTGGTCCTAGCACTGTTAACAATGTCTGTGGGGCTGTGAAATGTGTTGTAGTTGTCATCTCTGGTCGTCCAGTCGTGCTAGAACCTTACGTCGATAAAATAGATGCACTCATCGCTGCTTGGCTTCCGGGGACTGAAGGCCAAGGTGTTGCAGATGCTTTATTTGGTGACTATGGTTTCACTGGTAAACTTGCTTGGACTTGGTTCAAGTCAGTTGACCAGCTTCCTATGAACGTAGGTGATGACCACTACAATCCCCTCTTTCCCTTTGGATTTGGACTCACAACTCAGCCAGTGAAGATGAATTAA
- the LOC129899194 gene encoding uncharacterized protein LOC129899194 isoform X1 codes for MGRFSISMKGFVLFCLWAVIAEAEYLKYKDPKQPMVTRIKDLMKRMTLEEKIGQMSQIDDRLASANVTKQYFIGSVLNVPVHVAAPKASAEDWVNKVNKIQKDALSTRLAIPMIYGIDAIHGHNNVYNATIFPHNIGLGVTRDPALVKRIGAATALEVRATGIPYAFAPCIAVCRDPRWGRCYESYSEDVKIVRAMTEIIPGLQGDVPANFSKGVPFVGGKRSRVQALETASGRNARSKVAACAKHYVGDGGTLRGIDENNTVINSTTLHGIHMPAYIDSIIKGVSTVMVSYSSLNGEKMHANRKLVTGYLKNQLNFRGFIISDSEGIDRITSPPHANYTYSVLAGILAGIDMVMIPVNYAEFIGNLTRLVKDNIIPMSRIDDAVKRILRVKFTMGLFENPLADLSLVNQLGSQEHRELAREAVRKSLVLLKNGKSTSRPLLPIPKKAPKILVAGTHADNLGYQCGGWTIHWQGVAGNDLIVGTTILSAIKKTVDPSTQVVYQQNPDANFMKSNEFDYAIVVVGEFTYAEWHGDSSNLTIPEPGPSTVNNVCGAVKCVVVVISGRPVVLEPYVDKIDALIAAWLPGTEGQGVADALFGDYGFTGKLAWTWFKSVDQLPMNVGDDHYNPLFPFGFGLTTQPVKMN; via the exons ATGGGAAGATTTTCAATATCCATGAAGGGTTTTGTGTTGTTCTGCCTATGGGCAGTGATTGCAGAAGCAGAGTACCTAAAATACAAAGACCCAAAACAGCCAATGGTTACAAGAATTAAGGACTTGATGAAAAGGATGACTCTTGAGGAAAAGATTGGTCAGATGTCTCAGATTGATGACAGATTAGCCTCAGCTAATGTTACGAAGCAATATTTCATTg GGAGTGTGTTGAATGTTCCAGTGCATGTTGCTGCACCTAAGGCCTCTGCTGAGGATTGGGTGAATAAGGTAAACAAGATTCAAAAGGATGCTCTTTCGACCCGCCTTGCTATTCCAATGATTTATGGGATTGATGCAATTCATGGACACAACAATGTCTATAATGCTACTATCTTTCCTCACAATATTGGACTTGGTGTCACCAG GGACCCTGCTCTTGTCAAACGGATTGGTGCTGCAACTGCACTTGAAGTTAGAGCTACAGGAATCCCATATGCTTTTGCTCCCTGCATTGCA GTTTGCAGAGATCCTAGGTGGGGCCGTTGTTATGAAAGCTACAGTGAAGATGTCAAAATTGTGCGAGCCATGACAGAGATAATTCCTGGTTTACAAGGAGATGTGCCAGCTAATTTTAGCAAGGGTGTTCCCTTTGTTGGAGGAAA gaggtcacgggttcaagccttggaaacagcctctggcagaaatgcaag GTCAAAGGTAGCAGCCTGCGCCAAGCATTATGTGGGAGATGGAGGCACACTGAGGGGAATCGATGAAAATAACACTGTAATAAACTCAACTACATTACATGGCATCCACATGCCTGCATATATTGATTCCATCATAAAGGGTGTTTCAACGGTGATGGTGTCTTACTCGAGCTTGAATGGGGAAAAGATGCACGCTAACCGAAAACTTGTCACTGGCTACCTAAAGAACCAGCTCAACTTCAGG GGTTTCATCATTTCTGATTCGGAAGGCATTGACCGGATTACAAGCCCACCTCATGCTAATTACACTTATTCAGTATTAGCTGGAATTTTAGCAGGAATTGACATG GTTATGATTCCAGTGAATTATGCAGAATTTATTGGTAATCTGACTCGACTAGTGAAAGATAATATCATTCCCATGAGCAGAATTGATGATGCTGTAAAGCGGATATTGAGAGTTAAGTTTACCATGGGTCTCTTTGAGAACCCACTGGCTGACCTAAGCTTGGTAAACCAACTTGGTAGCCAG GAGCATCGAGAGTTGGCAAGGGAAGCAGTAAGGAAATCACTTGTCCTTTTGAAGAATGGCAAGAGCACTAGTCGTCCATTACTTCCCATTCCAAAGAAAGCACCAAAGATACTTGTAGCTGGAACTCATGCTGACAATTTGGGTTACCAATGTGGAGGCTGGACAATACATTGGCAGGGCGTCGCAGGCAATGATTTAATAGTTG GAACCACCATTTTAAGCGCTATCAAGAAAACTGTAGATCCGTCCACGCAAGTAGTGTACCAGCAGAATCCTGATGCAAACTTTATGAAGTCAAACGAATTCGACTATGCCATTGTTGTAGTAGGTGAATTCACATATGCAGAGTGGCATGGTGACAGCTCAAATCTTACAATACCAGAACCTGGTCCTAGCACTGTTAACAATGTCTGTGGGGCTGTGAAATGTGTTGTAGTTGTCATCTCTGGTCGTCCAGTCGTGCTAGAACCTTACGTCGATAAAATAGATGCACTCATCGCTGCTTGGCTTCCGGGGACTGAAGGCCAAGGTGTTGCAGATGCTTTATTTGGTGACTATGGTTTCACTGGTAAACTTGCTTGGACTTGGTTCAAGTCAGTTGACCAGCTTCCTATGAACGTAGGTGATGACCACTACAATCCCCTCTTTCCCTTTGGATTTGGACTCACAACTCAGCCAGTGAAGATGAATTAA
- the LOC129899194 gene encoding uncharacterized protein LOC129899194 isoform X3: MGRFSISMKGFVLFCLWAVIAEAEYLKYKDPKQPMVTRIKDLMKRMTLEEKIGQMSQIDDRLASANVTKQYFIGSVLNVPVHVAAPKASAEDWVNKVNKIQKDALSTRLAIPMIYGIDAIHGHNNVYNATIFPHNIGLGVTRDPALVKRIGAATALEVRATGIPYAFAPCIAVCRDPRWGRCYESYSEDVKIVRAMTEIIPGLQGDVPANFSKGVPFVGGKRSRVQALETASGRNARSKVAACAKHYVGDGGTLRGIDENNTVINSTTLHGIHMPAYIDSIIKGVSTVMVSYSSLNGEKMHANRKLVTGYLKNQLNFRGFIISDSEGIDRITSPPHANYTYSVLAGILAGIDMVMIPVNYAEFIGNLTRLVKDNIIPMSRIDDAVKRILRVKFTMGLFENPLADLSLVNQLGSQEHRELAREAVRKSLVLLKNGKSTSRPLLPIPKKAPKILVAGTHADNLGYQCGGWTIHWQGVAGNDLIVVKCEYSDCGRECTEWWRKCAISTAFFADFEMFIQM, from the exons ATGGGAAGATTTTCAATATCCATGAAGGGTTTTGTGTTGTTCTGCCTATGGGCAGTGATTGCAGAAGCAGAGTACCTAAAATACAAAGACCCAAAACAGCCAATGGTTACAAGAATTAAGGACTTGATGAAAAGGATGACTCTTGAGGAAAAGATTGGTCAGATGTCTCAGATTGATGACAGATTAGCCTCAGCTAATGTTACGAAGCAATATTTCATTg GGAGTGTGTTGAATGTTCCAGTGCATGTTGCTGCACCTAAGGCCTCTGCTGAGGATTGGGTGAATAAGGTAAACAAGATTCAAAAGGATGCTCTTTCGACCCGCCTTGCTATTCCAATGATTTATGGGATTGATGCAATTCATGGACACAACAATGTCTATAATGCTACTATCTTTCCTCACAATATTGGACTTGGTGTCACCAG GGACCCTGCTCTTGTCAAACGGATTGGTGCTGCAACTGCACTTGAAGTTAGAGCTACAGGAATCCCATATGCTTTTGCTCCCTGCATTGCA GTTTGCAGAGATCCTAGGTGGGGCCGTTGTTATGAAAGCTACAGTGAAGATGTCAAAATTGTGCGAGCCATGACAGAGATAATTCCTGGTTTACAAGGAGATGTGCCAGCTAATTTTAGCAAGGGTGTTCCCTTTGTTGGAGGAAA gaggtcacgggttcaagccttggaaacagcctctggcagaaatgcaag GTCAAAGGTAGCAGCCTGCGCCAAGCATTATGTGGGAGATGGAGGCACACTGAGGGGAATCGATGAAAATAACACTGTAATAAACTCAACTACATTACATGGCATCCACATGCCTGCATATATTGATTCCATCATAAAGGGTGTTTCAACGGTGATGGTGTCTTACTCGAGCTTGAATGGGGAAAAGATGCACGCTAACCGAAAACTTGTCACTGGCTACCTAAAGAACCAGCTCAACTTCAGG GGTTTCATCATTTCTGATTCGGAAGGCATTGACCGGATTACAAGCCCACCTCATGCTAATTACACTTATTCAGTATTAGCTGGAATTTTAGCAGGAATTGACATG GTTATGATTCCAGTGAATTATGCAGAATTTATTGGTAATCTGACTCGACTAGTGAAAGATAATATCATTCCCATGAGCAGAATTGATGATGCTGTAAAGCGGATATTGAGAGTTAAGTTTACCATGGGTCTCTTTGAGAACCCACTGGCTGACCTAAGCTTGGTAAACCAACTTGGTAGCCAG GAGCATCGAGAGTTGGCAAGGGAAGCAGTAAGGAAATCACTTGTCCTTTTGAAGAATGGCAAGAGCACTAGTCGTCCATTACTTCCCATTCCAAAGAAAGCACCAAAGATACTTGTAGCTGGAACTCATGCTGACAATTTGGGTTACCAATGTGGAGGCTGGACAATACATTGGCAGGGCGTCGCAGGCAATGATTTAATAGTTG TGAAGTGTGAATATTCTGATTGTGGCCGGGAGTGTACTGAGTGGTGGAGGAAGTGTGCCATTTCCACAGCATTCTTCGCAGATTTTGAAATGTTTATACAAATGTGA